The following are encoded together in the Lathyrus oleraceus cultivar Zhongwan6 chromosome 3, CAAS_Psat_ZW6_1.0, whole genome shotgun sequence genome:
- the LOC127129883 gene encoding uncharacterized protein LOC127129883 has translation MSVVKSHLLKNGVFPGCDDYCAACTVTANGCVMLRETVQKMVDEGSLRFEKVALENEDISTITIYFDPVHLSVPVDEVPITITVPGPIPYESDGAVPWDFGGDVYCNGKKKEDQAAVDTTVSKVDNAGLSGFTRSGRLFAPNTLRGGDVEKEQRDKAEALARAKGKQVVNEATPRSAQAPVEPESEFDAEAEEFLRIIKKSEYKLIDHLQQTPSKISILSLLLSSEGHRDALLKILKRAYVPQEITVNQLETVVSSVNASHGLGFTDLDLTMDGRNHNKALHISKECKGAVLSHVLVDTGSSLNVLPKKALAKLDCEGLILRPTDLVVRAFDGSKRAVFGEVELLVKIGPEVFKSVFCVMDIQSMYNCLLGRPWIHAVGAVTSTLHQKLKYILDGQVVTVCGEEDIFISQLSSFKYVEMDCEIFETPSQAFETVKVENSVFAEREKKSSIASYKQAVEVVKSGEAPSSGRVIDVAVKEDKFGIGYQSGQGSSGQNKGRRQPFIFTSAGMLDPGHICAVGEETDSDCELDAWIKPGFMVDFGSLEYGLLGGHLKDPTSDLE, from the exons ATGTCTGTGGTTAAGAGTCATTTGTTAAAGAATGGAGTTTTTCCTGGTTGTGATGATTACTGTGCTGCTTGTACTGTAACTGCAAATGGGTGTGTAATGTTGAGGGAGACGGTTCAGAAAATGGTGGATGAGGGAAGTCTCCGATTCGAGAAAGTTGCTTTGGAGAATGAGGATATTTCAACTATAACCATTTATTTCGATCCCGTCCACTTGTCAGTGCCGGTAGATGAGGTTCCAattaccatcacggtacctggacctATTCCGTATGAAAGTGATGGTGCTGTGCCATGGGACTTTGGTGGTGATGTGTATTGCAATGGGAAAAAGAAGGAAGATCAGGCTGCGGTTGataccaccgtttcaaaggtggacAATGCCGGGcttagtggtttcactcgcagcgggagGTTGTTTGCGCCTAACACGTTGAGAGGTGGTGATGTAGAAAAAGAACAgagagataaggccgaggctttagccagggcaaaaggaaagCAGGTGGTGAATGAGGCTACTCCTAGATCGGCACAGGCGCCTGTTGAGCCGGAAAGTGAGTTTGACGCTGAAGCCGAGGAGTTTTTGAGAATTATtaagaagtctgagtacaaacttattgatcatttgcagcagactccatCCAAAATTTCGATCTTATCTTTGCTGTTGAGTTCGGAAGGTCATAGAGATGCTTTGCTGAAGATCTTGAAGAGGGCCTACGTCCCGCAGGAGATTACAGTCAATCAATTAGAGACGGTGGTATCAAGTgttaatgccagccatgggttgggtttcactgatctcgaTCTTACTATGGATGGGCGCAATCACAATAAGGCACTACACATTTCGAAGGAGTGTAAAGGAGCGGTGCTTTCACATGTTTTGGTTGATACGGGCTCGtcgctcaatgtgttgcctaagaaggccttGGCTAAATTGGACTGCGAGGGATTGATTTTAAGGCCTACTGATCTGGTGGTTAGAGCGTTTGATGGCTCCAAGAGGGCTGTGTTCGGGGAAGTTGAGCTCCTCGTAAAGATTGGTCCTGAGGTGTTCAAATCTGTGTTTTGTGTCATGGATATTCAGTCGATGTACAACTGTTTGTTGGGccgtccatggatacatgctgtTGGGGCAGTAACATCTACTCTACATcagaagttaaagtatatctTGGATGGGCAAGTCGTGACAGTTTGCGGTGAGGAGGATATTTTTATCAGCCAGTTGTCATCATTTAAGTATGTGGAAATGGACTGTGAAATATTCGAAACACCAAGCcaggcgtttgaaaccgtcaaggtggagaattCCGTTTTTGCCGAAAGAGAGAAGAAGTCGTCCATTGCTTCTTATAAACAGGCTGTGGAGGTGGTGAAAAGTGGAGAGGCCCCAAGTTCGGGAAGAGTGATAGATGTTGCGGTGAAGGAGGATaagtttgggattggttatcagtcaggccaaggctcgtctggacagaataAAGGTCGTCGCCAACCATTCAtattcaccagtgctggaatgctagatccaggCCATATCTGTGctgtgggtgaagagactgatagtgactgcgagctcgacgCATGGATTAAACC GGGGTTTATGGTTGATTTTGGATCATTGGAGTATGGATTATTGGGTGGTCATTTGAAGGATCCTACTTCTGACTTGGAGTGA